The DNA region CCGGTACTCGTTGCCGGCCTTGCGTGGTCCCGGGACCGGGGTGCCAGCTGCCGGAACTCCGTCCGCGGCCCGCAACGGCCCACTCAGGCCCGCAGCACCAGGCAGCTCGGTCGCGAGGCCGACACCACGTTTCTCCGCAGGTCCTGCGGCCGCCGTGGTCTGGGGCGGCGTCGCTCCTACCGGCTGGCTGTGAGCGGACTGCCAACTCTTCGCGGAGACCGGCTCGGCGCTCTCGGCACGCTGGCCGTTCATCGGCAGCGGTGTCGGGCGGCCGCTGGCAGCGACATCTGTCGTGTCCGTCCGCGACGCCGAACGATCAGCGACCCCGCCGCCCGGACCCTCGGTCGGATCGATCTCACCAGCCGCGATCGCCCTACGGCGGGCACGCCGGCGCAGCCAGGCGTCGATCGCTACGGTGATACCCGCGCTCAGCAGGACGCCGGCACCGGCGATGGCGACAAGCGCCCGCTTGATCTTGGACGTCGACTCGGTGAGGTTGTCGCCCAGGTCGAGTCGTCGGGTGGTGATCGACTCGTCGCCGGACACTCCGTACTCGCTCTGCAGCGCGGCGACGCTCTCACTGAAACGCCGGACCAGCTCCTCGGTGGTCTCGGTCGCCTGCTGTTCGGTGTCGCCGATCACCTCGAACGTGATCACCGGCAGCTGGGTGTCGAACCCGATGGTGAAGTTGGTGCTGTACCCGTCCTCTTCCAACTGGTCCAGCACCGTCTGATCCTGCACCGTGATGATCGCGGCCCGGCTGAGCGACCCCAAACCAAGATCGAACCATGGGTTCCGCGGTGCCGGGGCCGCGTCCGGGTCTTCCGGATCGGCTGTCGCGGTCGGTGGGATCAGCTGTACGTAGCTGGTCGACACGTAGTCCGGCTGAATCGTGACGGCGACGACACCGGTACTGGCTGCGGCGAGGAGCAACAGCGGCGCGGCGATGTACCACCGCCGAAACAACAGCTTGGTGAGGTCCCAAAAATCCACTGCTGTCCTCTCGTGGCGGGCAAGGGGCGGCTCAAGATGACCAGGCTGTGTCTAGCCAGACGGAGGTGCGCGCGCCGCGCGCACGCCGTGACCGGGTCCAGTGTCCCGGCGTGCCGACCGCATCCGCAAGGCCGCGATGTCACAGCTTGTGCCCGAGCTTCCGACAAAGGCCCGCATGACGACCCTAGCCGAGCCGGTCGGGTCGTCAACGCGACAGCTGGCGCGATCCCGTTGACGGATGGCCACCGTCAGGTACCCGAAACGGCGGGCCCGGGCGGTGCTGACAGCACCGCCCGGGCCCGCCCGGCGCTACTCTCCGTCAGGGAGTGATCTTGTAGATGTGGTAAGTGAACTCTTGGGAAAATCCGTCCTGGATCACCCCGTCCGCGATGGCGACGGTGCGGTTCTCGAACAGCACCTCCGCCTTGCTCGCGGACAGACCTGGCGGCAGTTTCAGCTGCTGAGGCCCGGTGGTGCCGTCACGGCCCAGCATGGCGAAGACGTAGTAGGAGCCGTCGTAGGCCTTCAGCATCGTGTCCAGCCGTGGGTTGAACTCCCACTCGTACGACTGGGTGTTCAGTACCGGGGCGAGCGCGGTGACCCGCTTGTTGAGCTCGGTGACGGCCGGACGCACCGCCCGACCACAGGTGTCACGCAACACGTGCTGGGAGATACAGGAGCCACCGAAGTTGTGGTTGAAGTAGAGGATCCCCCGTGCCTCGTGGATGAGGGAGTTCATCACCGCACCGGCGATCTGGTCACCGTTGATGGTCGGTGCGTCGTTCTCGGTGAACGGGTGGCCGACCTCGACGAACGCGTAGATCGGCTGCCGCTTGCCGTCCATCGCGTCGAGTTCACGCATCCGGTCCATGGTCAGCCCGTAGTTCGCCGCCCGCCGGCAGGTGGCCGCCGTGACGCCCATGCTCGGTCCCTCCGAGGACGAGTAGCAGACGTTCGGGTCGGTGTACCAGTAGATGTCGTTGGAGATGATGTCGGTGTAGTTGTTCACGAACCGGGCCGCGTCGCCGTCCGACTGCCAGAACATGACGCCCTTGCCGTAGTTCGTGTACCTCATCCGGGTACGGTCCGGCAGCCGTTCGGTGAGCGTGTCCATGACGTCGAAGCCGCAGTCGTGCTTGTTGGGTGTGACGCAGGGATGACCCTGACCTGGATACTTGCCGGTCCAGGTGCCATCGCCGGCACCACCCCACATGTCGACCTCGTCCTGCAGGATCCACCCGATGCTCTCGTCACCCTGACCGCTGCGGCTGCCCATGGTCATCGCGGTCATTCCGTTACGCCGGATCAGTCCTAGATCAGACTGGTCGGTCAGCATCACGTAGGTGTTGAGGCCAACTTCCCGGTCCTTGTCGATCTCGCTCTGCGTGTAGACGCCTTCGTACCAGACGCCGATCGGGAAGAACGACGGGTTCGTCCAGCCGGAGGCCGTGGCATGCGGGAACGCCGCGTAGTAGGAGGGGCCACCTTCCCAACCGACCCGGGGCAAGTCCAGCGTCGGAGCGGTCGCGGTCGGTTGCGGCGCGACTGTCGGCGCGATCGTCGGCGCGACGGTGGGAGCGACAGTCGGCGAGGCGCTGGGCGTCGGGATCGGCGATGCAGACGCGCTCGGGCCTGGCTCCGGGCGGCCAGGCCCGCGTGCTTTCTGGAACGTCAGGTCGACCCAGTAGTTGCTCGCCTCCCAGGTCTGCTCGGGAAACCCGCCCGACCCGTAGGCATAGACCCCGGCTGCGCCGACGGTAGTCAACGGACCCGCGCTGATCGGCTGGGCGAAGTACTGCTGACTCGCCCGGTAACGGGAGGTGTGATACGAGACCACGTACATTTCGCCAGCGACGACATCGACCGGCTTCGGCAGGGTGACCTGCTGCCAACCGGAGCGGGACTCCCTCGTCGGGATTGCCGACGCAAGACGCTTGCCGCGCGCGTTCCAGACGCTGACCCGGTGTGCGCTGCGGTCGCCCTTGGCCTTGAGGAACCGGACCGAGGTGATCGTACCGTCGGCGCTCGAGGTGAACCGTAGTCCCAGCTCCACCGGTTTACTGTCCGGGTCGACCGCCACCTTGGACACGTCGCTGTCAGCGAAGAAGGTGTAGCCGTTCACCTGTTCGCCAGCGACCGAGGCGGTGACCACTGTCGCGGTAGCGAAGAAGCTGAGTACCACCGCGCCGATCAGCGCCAGCCGGCCCCGGCGACCGGTAGGGCGCCGTAGCACTCGCCGACGACCCTGCCCGGACCCGCTGGTGCTCGCATGCCGCGCGGTCGCCTCGGCCCCGGCGGTGCGCCGGGGCCGAGGCGACGGCCGACGGGACCGACGCGGCGCCGGGCGCGCGTCCCCACGGGCGCGCGGCGACCCGGGTAAATCGGGCGAACTGTGCATGGACGATTTCGGGAACGATTCGTCCCGCCCCCCGTCCGTCTCGTAAGAATCCTTGCTCACCACGAGATGTACACCTCTCGGGACAAAGGTCCGTAGTCGGTATCGCGTTTGGTGGATCTCCCCCAGGCACTCCGACCCCGACGCCACGGCAGCGACCCACGCCACCCGTTCAGGGCCGAGGCCGACGGTAGCCCAGCCCACAGACCTTCCCAAGGAACTTAATGCTCTCTTATGGCAACCTGGCAGGACGAAGATCACTCACCCGTTCATCGGCGAATGATGAGGTTTCTTCGCGGCAAGGATCGACGGATCGAGATCGTTGATCTTATCCTCGTCCGACATCGGAGCTACCCACCGTTGACTGTGGATCATCAGTGGCGCCGCGGGGATTCGGTCCGCCGCCACCGGGGCGGCCCCAGCCGGACCGCTCGTTCCACCCAGGAGAACGACGCATGAACTCTGCGGCAACAGTGATCGTTACATAACAGAATGCCGCAGGAACAAGTCGGGGAGTCGTCAGCACCACTCGGCGCAACCACGACCACGGGCTGGATCCAGGCACCGGATCGAGCGCAAGATCCGCGCCGCGCGGGTCGGTCCGGACGAAATGCCAGAATTCCGCATTGCCCGCCCGGGAGCGGGCCACCCGGCGGACAAGTTCGCCGGTACGGCGTGGAGCCACCACCCGTACGGGCAGGTCAACGTCGCGCTTCTCGGTCGACCGCACCACAGCGTCAAGAAACATGTCGTCGGCGATAATGTCCGGAAAATTGGTGAATCGCGCACGTGCCTCGGCCGACAATGCGATCAGACCCCGGCCGAACAGTCGGCCACTGAAGACCGGCAGGCGCGAGTTGATCGCGTAGTAGGCACGCACCGGCCACGTGCTGCCCGACGCGTCGATCACCGGCCGGGGTGCCGCCGCCTCCACACCGGGTTCGGCGATCGCGGCCGCCAGCGCGCGCAGCAACTCGACCGGCGCGGCGATGTCGGCATCGAGATAGATCCGTACGTCTCCGTCGGCGATCGCGTCGGCTGCGTTCAGCGCGGCGATTTTGGACGGAGTGGCGATCTCCAGGACCCGGACGCCGCAGGCGCGAGCAACCTCCGCCGTGCGGTCGCTGCAGCCGTTCGCGGCCACGATAATGTCGATGTCCGGCCCAAAGTGTGGAGATTCGGTCATTGCACGCAAGGCCGCGCCGATCCCCTCTTCCTCGTTGAAGGCCGGCATGATGACAGTAATCTGCACAGGCACGATGCTTCCATTTCTGGGGGATACGGCAACCAGTCGAATGGGCAACCTCACTATCGCCTAGCTGACACCGGATGGACCATCCGTTGGACCATCCCGGCAAGTACCGTGTGCTGCTGTGCCCCATGACCAGGACACCATCACCCCAAATAGGCGCCGCATTACTCTGTGTGACGTCAGTTTCGATCACGTCCGCGAGCAGGACGTGGTCGACGAGGTGGTCACCGCGCTCGATGCTGGGCGGGGTGGGCAGATCATCACCCCGAACGTGGACATTCTGCGCCGCGCGAGCCGCGAACCGGAGTGCCGCAAACACGTAGAGTCATCAACTCTGGTGGTGGCGGACGGCGCCCCGCTGATCTGGGCCAGTCGCCTCCAGGGCGACCCGCTGCCGGCCCGGGTCCCCGGCTCCGACCTGATCTGGAGCCTGTCGGCCGCCCTCGGTGCCCGGGGCCGGTCGGTCTACCTGCTCGGCGGCGAGCCCGGCACCGCCGTACGGGCGGCCGAGGTGCTGCGCGCCGCGTTCCCGCAGCTGGTGATCGCTGGCGAGCTGAGCCCGCCGTTCGGGTTCGACACCTCCGAGGAGCAGCTCGCTGCGATCTGCGCCGAGGTGACCGCTGCCGCACCTGACCTGGTCTACGTCGGTCTCGGTTTCCCCAAGCAGGAGCGGCTGATCGCCCGGCTCCGTCCGCTGCTGCCCGGGACCTGGTTCATGGGCTGCGGTGCGGCGATCGGCTTCGTCGCCGGAGTGCACCGTCGCGCCCCGCGCTGGATGCAGCGCACCGGGTTGGAATGGGTGCACCGGCTGCTCGGCGAACCGCACCGTCTGATGCGCCGCTACCTGCTGCACGACGTACCGTTCGCGTTGCGGCTGCTCGGCGGTAGCGCCCGGAACCGGTTGCGGCCCGGCCGCCCGGCGGCGGAGGCACCGACGGAGGTCTCGGCCGCGCCGACCCGGCGGATCCCGGCCCCACGGGGCGGCCGGCGGCAGCGTCGGCCCGACACGGTGGGCACCGGGAGGCGGCGGTGAGCCGCCCGGACGTCTCGGTCGTCATCGTCTCGTACAACACCCGCGAGCTGATCCTGCGCTGCCTGACCGAGCTGTACGCCAGCCTGGCCACCGCACCGTCGGTGTCGGTCACCGCCGAGGTGGTGGTCGTCGACAACGCCTCGACCGACGGGTCGGCCGACGCCGTCGCCGAACGGTTCCCCCAGGTCCGACTCGTCCGGCTCACCGACAACGTCGGGTTCGGCCGGGGCGTCAACCGGGGTGCGCTGGTCAGCTCCGGCCGCTACCTGCTCTGCCTCAACCCGGACACCGAGCCGGTCGGCAACCCGGTCGCCGCGCTGGTCGACTTCGCCGACCGGCACCCCGGCCATGGCATGTACACCGGCCGGACGCTGCGCCCGGACGGCACCGACGACAACTACTCGTGCTGGGGCCTACCGACGTTGTGGAGCACGGTCGGGTTCGCCACCGGGCTGTCGACCGTCCTGCGCGGCCGGGCCTGGGCGGATCCGGAAGGGCTGCCCAACTACGACCGGCGGACCGTCCGCGAGGTGCCGGCGCTGTCCGGCTGTCTGCTGCTGATCGAACGGGAGCTGTTCGGACGGCTCGGCGGCTTCGACCCGCGCTATTTCCTCTACAGCGAGGACATCGACCTGAGCACCCGGGCCCGGGCGCTCGGGGCCCGACCGGTGCTCACCCCGGACGCGCAGGTCGTCCACCTTGTCGGTGCCTCGTCCAGCTCCGAAGGGCAGCGCATCCGGTTGCTCCGCGGCCGGTCCACCTACCTGCGGCAACACTGGTCACCGACGCGCGCCCGGCTGGGGATCGGGTTGCTGACCGCCGGCGTCGGGCTCCGCGCGCTCGGCAGGACGCTGCTGGGCCGCGACCGGTCCCGGGGAGTCGATTGGGTCGACGTCTGGCGGTCCCGGGGCGACTGGGCACCCGGATATCCGCCCGTCGACGAGGACCGGCCGACCACCGAGCGGCTCGCCAGCGTCCCCCACTGACAGACCGGACCCGGACCCGGGCGGCCCGTGCCCGACGCAGGCTGACCGGTGGGTACGACACCGGCCGACCGGTCAGGCCGGGTCGGCGTCGCGCTGTGCCGGGCCGGTGACCGGCACGTCCGCGAATGCGGCCACCGTACGGTCGGCGTACGCACTGGAGTCACCGACCTCCATCGGGCCGTCCCAGCTGGTCGGCAGCGGCACCGGCACCTGTGGCGCGACCCGCCGCACCACCTCGTCGAGCACCCGTTCGACGTCGCCGACCCACAGGTGCCGGGCACCCGGCACCCCGACCACCTCCGCCTGGCTGATCGCGGCGAACCGTTCGGTCGCCGCCGCCGGTCGCAGGTAGTCGTCCAGCTCCGGCACCAGGGCGGTCACCGGCTTGCCCGACTCCGACCAGGTGGCCAGGTCCGCGTCGGTGGCGAAGCGCAGCGGCGGGGAGAGCAGGACGGCCCCGGCGACCGCCGGGTCGCAGCCGTACCGCAGGGCCAGGTCGGTGCCGAACGACCAGCCGACCAGCCAGATCCGGGGCAGCTCGGCGAACTCGGCGTACTCGATGGCCGCCGCGACGTCGTACCGCTCCCCCTCGGCGTTGTCGAAGCTGCCCTCGCTGGTGCCGCGTTCACTGGCCGTACCCCGGGTGTTGAACCGCAGCACGGCCAGCCCGGCCAGCGCCGGCAGCCGCCAGGCCGCCTTGCGGAACACGTGGCTGTCCATCATGCCGCCGTGGGTCGGCAGCGGATGCAGGCAGATCAGCGTGGCGACCGGTGGGCGGTCGACCGGCAGCGCCAGCTCGCCGACCAGGGTGAGCCCGTCGGCGGTGTGCAACTCGATGTCGCGGCGCTCGGCGGGCAGGATCGACATGGACCGGATCGGCTCGCTCACCGGACCAGTCTGCCACCGTCGCGACCGGGTCGGCCGTAGCGGGTCAGCCGTAGCGGGGTGCGGATCGGGAGCGCTCGATCCCGGGCTGCCGCTGCTGGCGGGCCCGCCAGCAGCCGGTGTGCCAGTGCCGCCGGTCGGTCAGGTCACCGCGGCCGTCCACCGGCCAGGCGACCAGGTGCGGCACCCCGGGGCGGATCTCCTGCACGCAACCGGGACACCGGTACGTCTTGGTCGCCGCCGGTCCCGGCACCGACCGGACCATCCAGTCGCCGTCGGACCACGACTGCACCGCGGCGACGCCCCGGCGTACCCGCTCCGGGTCGATCGGCTCGGGCTGACCTGCCGCGCCGGGCCCGGAACGGCCGCCGGAGCCGGTCCGGCGGACCGGACGGTTGCGGCGCGGACTCATGGTCGCAAGGGTACGTCGGTTGGTCGCCCGGTCAGCTCTGCGGGTACGGCCGGAACCCGTGGCCGACGTGCCGGCCGAGCCGGCCGGCGGTCACCAGGTGCCGCAGCAGCGGCGCCGGGGCGAGGCCCGGTTCCCGCGTCTCGTCGTACAGCGCCCGCGCGACGGCCAGGACGGTGTCCAGGCCGAGGGTGTCGATCAGCGCGAACGGGCCGGTCGGGTAGCCGCAGCCGAGGGTCATCGCCGCGTCGATGTCGTCGGCCGTCGCGTACCCGGCCTCCAGCATCCGCACGGCGTCGTTGAGGTACGGCGTCAGCAGTGCCCCGACCAGCTGACCGGCCCGGTCGTCGCAGGTCACCACGGTCTTGCCGAGGCCGGTGCAGAACCCTGCGACGGTGGCGACGGCCTGCGGGGCGGCGCGGATCGTGCGGACGAGCTCGACGAGGTCGCCCTGCGGGGCCGGGGCGGGCAGGTGCAGCCCGAGCACCTGCTCCGGCCGGCCGGTGGCCATCGCCAGGTCGACGACGGACAGCGTCGAGGTCGTGGTGGCCAGGACGGCGGCCGGCTGGCAGACGGTGTCCAGCGCGGCGAGCAGCGCCCGGGTGGTCGCCAGGTCCCCGGCGAGCGTCTCGACGACCAGGTCGGCGTCGGCGAGTCCGGCCAGGTCGGTGCCGGGGCCGTCGTAGGCGACAGCGACGACGGTGTGCCCGGCGGCGACGCAGGCCGCCGTGAGGTGGTCGGCGGTCGGTCCGCCGCCGACGATCCCGACGGTACGCACCGCCACCGCGCCACCGGCCGGCTCCGAACCGGCCGGCTGCTGAGCGGTTGGGCCGGCCGGACCGGCCGGCGGGGTCCGGTCGTCGGCGACGAGCCGCGCCGAACCGGGCGCTTCGTAGGTGTAGAACCCCCGCCCTGACTTGCGACCCAGCAGCCCGGCGGTGACCATCTGGCGCAGCAGCGGAGCCGGGGCGTGCCGGCGGTCCCGGCCACCCCGGCGATACATGGTGTCCAGCACCTCGTAGGCGGTGTCCAGGCCGATCAGGTCGAGCAGCGCGAGCGGGCCCATCGGCAGCCGGCAGCCCAGTCGCATCGCGGTGTCGATGTCCTCGCGGCTGGCGTACCGGGACTCGTACATCCCGATCGCCTGGTTGAGGTAGCCGAACAGCAGCCAGTTGGCGATGAAACCGGCCCGGTCGCCGACCGTCACGCCGACCTTGCCGAGCCGCCGACAGAGCGCTTCGACGTCGGCGACGACCGCCGGGTCGGTGACCACCGTCCGGACCACCTCGACGAGTCTCATCACCGGCGCCGGGTTGAAGAAGTGCAGGCCGACGACCCGTTCGGGGCGGCCGGTGGCGACCGCGATCTCGGTGACGCTCAGCGAGGAGGTGTTGGTGGCCAGGATCGCGTCCGGCTTGCAGGTGTGGTCGAGCGCGGCGAGCAGGCGTTGTTTGAGGTCGAGCCGCTCCGGGACGGCCTCGACGACCAGGTCGACCTCGCTCAGCGCGGCCAGCCCCACGGCGAAGGTGACCCGGGCGTGCAGGGCGTCGCGGTCGGCCGGGTCGAGCTTGCCCCGGGCGACGGCCCGGTCGGTGGAGGCGGCCAGGTTGGCCCGGCCCCGGTCCAGCGCCGCCTGGTCGATCTCGACCGCGACCACCGGTACGCCGTTGCGGGCGAAGACCTCCACGATCCCCGCGCCCATCGTGCCGAGTCCGACGACTCCGACCGTGCTGCACTCGCGCGCCATGCCGCCTCCACCCGCCGTGCCTGAACGTCAGCTGAGCCTTGCCGGGCAGTCTGCCACGTCCCAGGCCGCGACACCGCTCAGGTGATGACCACGACCAGCCAGGTGACCCAGCCGACCAGGAACACTGCGGCGAGGCCGGCCATCAGCATCAGGCTGGGCCGACGGGACGGTCGCATCGCCTGGGTGGGTTCGCCGAGCGCGGCGTGCAGCGGCGACCGCAGGCCGGTGGTCGGCCGGACCGGTACGCCCGACGGCGCGGCGGTCGGCAGCGGTATCCGGGTGCCGACCGGGTCGGTCAGGGCCGACGCGGGGTCGTAGTAACGCAGCTCGATCCCGCCGATACGGATCCGGTCGCCGTCGCGCAGCTCGGTGGGCTGGGCGATCCGCAGCTCGTTGACCCAGGTCCCGTTGGTCGAGGCCTGGTCGGTGAGGACGGTGCGGCCACCGCCCACCTCGATCGTGGCGTGACACCGGCTGACCTTGACGTCGTCGATCGTGATGTCCAGGCCGGTGTCCCGGCCGATCACCCGGTTGCCGGCGGAGAGGCGGTAGCTGGCCCCGGGGGTCGGGCCGTTGACGATCTGCAGGAGAGGTAACAGCGACTGATGTTCGGACATCTGCTGGTGTGGCGCCCTTCCACCCTCGATCGCGACGCACGTCGCGTCACCGATGCAGCTTGCCAGGTCGCCCCAGACGTAGCCACGGTCCCTCGTCCGGTGTTGGCTACCGGGCGGGCCAGCGCCGCGCCACCGGTTCGGCGACCGCCTGCGACAACCGGACACTCGACGCAACGACACCCGGTCAGCCGTGCCAATACATTGCCATGAATCAACGTCCGATTACCTGCGAGTATCTTTCACGAATACACTTCGGGTCGGCCCCGACGAGCGACGAGGAGCAGCGTTGACAGCGGTACGGATTCCCGGTCAGCCGGAGCTCATCGACGGGTTCCTTCTCTCCTCCCACCCGGCCACCGGCGCCGAGGTCGGCCGGTTCCCGGTCGCCGACGCCGCCGGTGTCGCCACGGCGGTGACCGCCGCCCGGGCCGCTGGTGCCTGGTGGGTCGGGCTCGGCCACGCGCAGCGCCGCCGCCGGCTGCTGCGCTGGCGGTCGCTGATCGCCAACCGGATGACCGAGCTCGCCGAGGTGGTCAACCGGGAGGGCGGCA from Solwaraspora sp. WMMD791 includes:
- a CDS encoding DUF4082 domain-containing protein encodes the protein MLRRPTGRRGRLALIGAVVLSFFATATVVTASVAGEQVNGYTFFADSDVSKVAVDPDSKPVELGLRFTSSADGTITSVRFLKAKGDRSAHRVSVWNARGKRLASAIPTRESRSGWQQVTLPKPVDVVAGEMYVVSYHTSRYRASQQYFAQPISAGPLTTVGAAGVYAYGSGGFPEQTWEASNYWVDLTFQKARGPGRPEPGPSASASPIPTPSASPTVAPTVAPTIAPTVAPQPTATAPTLDLPRVGWEGGPSYYAAFPHATASGWTNPSFFPIGVWYEGVYTQSEIDKDREVGLNTYVMLTDQSDLGLIRRNGMTAMTMGSRSGQGDESIGWILQDEVDMWGGAGDGTWTGKYPGQGHPCVTPNKHDCGFDVMDTLTERLPDRTRMRYTNYGKGVMFWQSDGDAARFVNNYTDIISNDIYWYTDPNVCYSSSEGPSMGVTAATCRRAANYGLTMDRMRELDAMDGKRQPIYAFVEVGHPFTENDAPTINGDQIAGAVMNSLIHEARGILYFNHNFGGSCISQHVLRDTCGRAVRPAVTELNKRVTALAPVLNTQSYEWEFNPRLDTMLKAYDGSYYVFAMLGRDGTTGPQQLKLPPGLSASKAEVLFENRTVAIADGVIQDGFSQEFTYHIYKITP
- a CDS encoding glycosyltransferase, whose amino-acid sequence is MPVQITVIMPAFNEEEGIGAALRAMTESPHFGPDIDIIVAANGCSDRTAEVARACGVRVLEIATPSKIAALNAADAIADGDVRIYLDADIAAPVELLRALAAAIAEPGVEAAAPRPVIDASGSTWPVRAYYAINSRLPVFSGRLFGRGLIALSAEARARFTNFPDIIADDMFLDAVVRSTEKRDVDLPVRVVAPRRTGELVRRVARSRAGNAEFWHFVRTDPRGADLALDPVPGSSPWSWLRRVVLTTPRLVPAAFCYVTITVAAEFMRRSPGWNERSGWGRPGGGGPNPRGATDDPQSTVGSSDVGRG
- a CDS encoding WecB/TagA/CpsF family glycosyltransferase; its protein translation is MVDEVVTALDAGRGGQIITPNVDILRRASREPECRKHVESSTLVVADGAPLIWASRLQGDPLPARVPGSDLIWSLSAALGARGRSVYLLGGEPGTAVRAAEVLRAAFPQLVIAGELSPPFGFDTSEEQLAAICAEVTAAAPDLVYVGLGFPKQERLIARLRPLLPGTWFMGCGAAIGFVAGVHRRAPRWMQRTGLEWVHRLLGEPHRLMRRYLLHDVPFALRLLGGSARNRLRPGRPAAEAPTEVSAAPTRRIPAPRGGRRQRRPDTVGTGRRR
- a CDS encoding glycosyltransferase family 2 protein; this translates as MSRPDVSVVIVSYNTRELILRCLTELYASLATAPSVSVTAEVVVVDNASTDGSADAVAERFPQVRLVRLTDNVGFGRGVNRGALVSSGRYLLCLNPDTEPVGNPVAALVDFADRHPGHGMYTGRTLRPDGTDDNYSCWGLPTLWSTVGFATGLSTVLRGRAWADPEGLPNYDRRTVREVPALSGCLLLIERELFGRLGGFDPRYFLYSEDIDLSTRARALGARPVLTPDAQVVHLVGASSSSEGQRIRLLRGRSTYLRQHWSPTRARLGIGLLTAGVGLRALGRTLLGRDRSRGVDWVDVWRSRGDWAPGYPPVDEDRPTTERLASVPH
- a CDS encoding alpha/beta fold hydrolase, translating into MSEPIRSMSILPAERRDIELHTADGLTLVGELALPVDRPPVATLICLHPLPTHGGMMDSHVFRKAAWRLPALAGLAVLRFNTRGTASERGTSEGSFDNAEGERYDVAAAIEYAEFAELPRIWLVGWSFGTDLALRYGCDPAVAGAVLLSPPLRFATDADLATWSESGKPVTALVPELDDYLRPAAATERFAAISQAEVVGVPGARHLWVGDVERVLDEVVRRVAPQVPVPLPTSWDGPMEVGDSSAYADRTVAAFADVPVTGPAQRDADPA
- a CDS encoding 3-hydroxybutyryl-CoA dehydrogenase, yielding MARECSTVGVVGLGTMGAGIVEVFARNGVPVVAVEIDQAALDRGRANLAASTDRAVARGKLDPADRDALHARVTFAVGLAALSEVDLVVEAVPERLDLKQRLLAALDHTCKPDAILATNTSSLSVTEIAVATGRPERVVGLHFFNPAPVMRLVEVVRTVVTDPAVVADVEALCRRLGKVGVTVGDRAGFIANWLLFGYLNQAIGMYESRYASREDIDTAMRLGCRLPMGPLALLDLIGLDTAYEVLDTMYRRGGRDRRHAPAPLLRQMVTAGLLGRKSGRGFYTYEAPGSARLVADDRTPPAGPAGPTAQQPAGSEPAGGAVAVRTVGIVGGGPTADHLTAACVAAGHTVVAVAYDGPGTDLAGLADADLVVETLAGDLATTRALLAALDTVCQPAAVLATTTSTLSVVDLAMATGRPEQVLGLHLPAPAPQGDLVELVRTIRAAPQAVATVAGFCTGLGKTVVTCDDRAGQLVGALLTPYLNDAVRMLEAGYATADDIDAAMTLGCGYPTGPFALIDTLGLDTVLAVARALYDETREPGLAPAPLLRHLVTAGRLGRHVGHGFRPYPQS
- a CDS encoding FHA domain-containing protein; translation: MSEHQSLLPLLQIVNGPTPGASYRLSAGNRVIGRDTGLDITIDDVKVSRCHATIEVGGGRTVLTDQASTNGTWVNELRIAQPTELRDGDRIRIGGIELRYYDPASALTDPVGTRIPLPTAAPSGVPVRPTTGLRSPLHAALGEPTQAMRPSRRPSLMLMAGLAAVFLVGWVTWLVVVIT